In bacterium, one genomic interval encodes:
- the recO gene encoding DNA repair protein RecO, translating to MEETEGIVLRSFDVRETSKLAVFYTRDFGVLKGLAKGARKKQKYFGSSLELFSHDYISFYKSRNSEVHLIGKCEQKNFYIGIRENILKSSFATYWMEIVQELIQDQDKKTFDFLLACLSCLEKEPNLPSLLLPFFELNLLKLAGYGPVLTNCVSCKQEPVSYKFSPLLGGIICPDCYNKDTRSIDILPNTIALMKVLIKTQLETLPRISVAPKLLGQVKGVIHYYLFHSIGKRPKSLQFVEETLNQSKLNLGRGMRPKDKVQSSDEI from the coding sequence ATGGAAGAGACCGAGGGCATTGTTTTAAGAAGTTTTGACGTAAGAGAAACCAGCAAACTTGCGGTTTTCTACACGCGCGATTTTGGAGTTTTAAAAGGGCTTGCAAAAGGCGCAAGAAAAAAACAGAAATATTTCGGCAGTTCCTTGGAACTGTTTTCCCACGATTACATCTCATTCTATAAAAGTCGAAACAGTGAAGTCCATCTAATAGGAAAATGCGAGCAAAAGAATTTTTATATAGGAATACGAGAAAATATTTTGAAATCGTCTTTTGCAACATACTGGATGGAAATTGTTCAGGAACTAATACAGGACCAAGACAAAAAAACCTTTGATTTTTTACTGGCTTGTCTCTCTTGTCTGGAAAAAGAACCAAATCTCCCCAGCTTATTATTGCCGTTTTTTGAATTAAATCTGTTAAAGTTGGCGGGATATGGTCCCGTACTCACCAATTGCGTGAGCTGTAAACAAGAACCTGTATCTTATAAATTCAGCCCACTCCTCGGCGGAATCATTTGCCCGGATTGTTATAATAAAGACACCCGCTCTATAGACATTCTGCCCAATACCATAGCTCTAATGAAAGTTCTAATAAAAACCCAACTGGAAACCCTGCCACGGATTAGTGTTGCTCCTAAACTCTTGGGACAGGTAAAAGGCGTAATTCATTATTATTTATTTCATTCCATCGGTAAAAGACCCAAATCTCTTCAGTTTGTTGAGGAAACCCTAAACCAGAGCAAGCTCAATTTGGGGCGAGGAATGAGACCTAAAGATAAAGTTCAAAGTAGCGATGAGAT